In Neofelis nebulosa isolate mNeoNeb1 chromosome 10, mNeoNeb1.pri, whole genome shotgun sequence, one DNA window encodes the following:
- the LOC131487116 gene encoding lysine-specific demethylase 4D-like: protein MKTMKSKANFAQNPNCTVMIFHPTKEEFNDFDKYIAYMESEGAHRAGLAKVIPPKEWKARQTYDDISDILIATPLQQVVSGRAGVFTQYHKKKKAMTVAEYRQLANSGKYRTPPHSDFEDLERKYWKTRLYDSPIYGADISGSLFAENTRQWNLGHLGTIQDLLEQECGVVIEGVNTPYLYFGMWKTTFAWHTEDMDLYSINYLHFGEPKTWYAVPPEHGRRLERLATELFPGSARACDAFLRHKVALISPTVLKDNGIPFNRITQEAGEFMVTFPYGYHSGFNHGFNCAEAINFATPRWIDYGKVASQCSCGEARVTFSMDAFVRILQPERYELWKRGQDRAVVDHTEPTSPDKGELSAWREAQAPRRALLGLRHLPPRRATCTPRPVAASGGTGRRTPMCLASPRSLPAQSSSSGAQSGLVPACTSQEAGPTRPPTPIPSARDVHPSMGRCGPGRRPREQGARGPSIQARAKRRLSVGTTHTAQYPEALPGPVDEPSVDNPVPLSPGLQQPAEASGYSCALFP, encoded by the coding sequence ATGAAAACCATGAAGTCTAAGGCCAACTTTGCTCAGAACCCAAATTGTACCGTAATGATATTTCATCCAACCAAAGAAGAATTTAATGACTTTGATAAATACATTGCATACATGGAATCCGAAGGCGCACACCGCGCAGGCCTGGCCAAGGTGATTCCCCCCAAGGAATGGAAAGCCAGGCAGACCTATGACGATATCAGTGACATCTTAATAGCAACTCCCCTCCAGCAGGTGGTCTCCGGGCGGGCAGGTGTGTTTACTCAAtaccataaaaagaagaaagccatGACAGTGGCGGAGTATCGCCAACTGGCAAACAGCGGAAAGTATCGGACTCCGCCACACTCGGATTTTGAGGATTTGGAGCGAAAGTATTGGAAAACCCGCCTGTACGATTCTCCGATTTATGGCGCTGACATCAGCGGCTCCTTGTTTGCGGAAAACACTCGACAGTGGAACCTTGGCCACCTGGGAACCATCCAGGACCTGCTGGAGCAGGAGTGCGGCGTGGTCATCGAGGGCGTCAACACGCCCTACCTGTACTTTGGCATGTGGAAGACCACCTTCGCCTGGCACACGGAGGACATGGACCTTTACAGCATCAACTACCTGCACTTCGGGGAGCCCAAAACCTGGTACGCGGTGCCCCCGGAGCACGGCCGGCGCCTGGAGCGCCTGGCCACCGAGCTGTTCCCGGGCAGTGCCCGCGCCTGTGACGCCTTCCTGCGGCACAAGGTGGCTCTCATCTCGCCCACGGTCCTCAAGGACAACGGGATCCCCTTCAATCGGATCACTCAGGAGGCTGGCGAGTTCATGGTGACGTTTCCCTATGGCTACCACTCTGGCTTCAACCACGGCTTCAACTGCGCAGAAGCCATCAACTTCGCCACCCCGCGATGGATCGATTATGGCAAAGTGGCGTCTCAGTGCAGCTGCGGGGAGGCCAGGGTCACCTTCTCCATGGACGCCTTCGTGCGCATCCTGCAGCCTGAGCGCTATGAGCTGTGGAAGCGCGGGCAGGACCGGGCTGTTGTGGACCACACGGAGCCCACCTCGCCAGACAAGGGGGAGCTCAGCGCCTGGAGGGAGGCCCAAGCTCCCCGGAGAGCCTTGCTGGGCCTGAGGCACCTCCCACCCCGCCGGGCCACGTGCACCCCTCGGCCTGTGGCCGCTAGTGGTGGGACTGGCCGTCGCACCCCGATGTGCCTGGCCTCCCCACGCTCCTTGCCGGCCCAGAGTTCTTCCTCTGGTGCCCAGTCTGGGCTTGTCCCCGCCTGCACTTCCCAGGAGGCTGGCCCCACCCGACCACCGACCCCGATTCCCTCTGCCCGAGATGTTCATCCCTCAATGGGCAGATGTGGTCCTGGTCGTCGTCCTCGGGAACAAGGGGCCCGGGGGCCCAGCATCCAGGCCCGGGCCAAGAGGCGTCTCTCGGTGGGAACAACGCACACAGCCCAGTACCCTGAGGCTCTGCCCGGTCCTGTGGATGAACCCTCAGTGGACAACCCTGTACCACTGAGCCCTGGACTCCAGCAACCTGCGGAGGCTTCTGGGTACAGTTGTGCCCTTTTCCCCTAA